Proteins encoded within one genomic window of Triticum aestivum cultivar Chinese Spring chromosome 2D, IWGSC CS RefSeq v2.1, whole genome shotgun sequence:
- the LOC543318 gene encoding beta-amylase Tri a 17, with product MAGNMLANYVQVYVMLPLDVVSVDNKFEKGDEIRAQLKKLTEAGVDGVMIDVWWGLVEGKGPKAYDWSAYKQVFDLVHEAGLKLQAIMSFHQCGGNVGDVVNIPIPQWVRDVGATDPDIFYTNRGGTRNIEYLTLGVDDQPLFHGRTAVQMYADYMASFRENMKKFLDAGTIVDIEVGLGPAGEMRYPSYPQSQGWVFPGIGEFICYDKYLEADFKAAAAKAGHPEWELPDDAGEYNDTPEKTQFFKDNGTYLTEKGKFFLSWYSNKLIKHGDKILDEANKVFLGCRVQLAIKISGIHWWYRVPNHAAELTAGYYNLDDRDGYRTIARMLTRHHASMNFTCAEMRDSEQSEEAKSAPEELVQQVLSAGWREGLHVACENALGRYDATAYNTILRNARPKGINKNGPPEHKLFGFTYLRLSNELLEGQNYATFQTFVEKMHANLGHDPSVDPVAPLERSKPEMPIEMILKAAQPKLEPFPFDKNTDLPVKDHTDVGDEVLVAPV from the exons ATGGCCGGGAACATGCTAGCCAACTATGTCCAAGTCTACGTCATGCTCCCG CTGGACGTCGTGAGCGTCGACAACAAATTCGAGAAGGGCGACGAGATCAGGGCGCAGCTGAAGAAGCTGACGGAGGCCGGCGTGGACGGCGTCATGATAGACGTCTGGTGGGGGCTGGTGGAGGGCAAGGGCCCCAAGGCGTACGACTGGAGCGCCTACAAGCAGGTCTTCGACCTGGTGCACGAGGCCGGGCTCAAGCTGCAGGCCATCATGTCATTCCACCAGTGCGGTGGCAACGTCGGCGACGTCGTCAACATCCCCATCCCACAGTGGGTTCGCGACGTCGGCGCCACCGACCCCGACATTTTCTACACCAACCGCGGCGGGACGAGGAACATCGAGTACCTCACCCTTGGAGTGGACGACCAGCCTCTCTTCCATGGAAGAACTGCCGTCCAG ATGTATGCTGATTACATGGCGAGCTTCAGGGAAAACATGAAGAAGTTCTTGGATGCCGGTACCATCGTGGACATTGAAGTGGGACTTGGCCCAGCTGGAGAGATGAGGTACCCATCGTATCCTCAGAGCCAAGGATGGGTCTTCCCAGGCATCGGAGAATTCATC TGTTATGATAAGTACCTGGAAGCAGACTTCAAAGCAGCAGCGGCGAAGGCTGGCCACCCTGAGTGGGAATTGCCTGACGATGCTGGAGAGTACAACGACACTCCCGAGAAAACCCAATTCTTCAAGGACAACGGAACATACCTCACAGAGAAGGGGAAGTTTTTCCTGTCATGGTACTCCAACAAACTGATCAAGCACGGTGACAAGATCTTGGACGAAGCAAACAAGGTCTTCTTGGGATGCAGGGTGCAGCTGGCAATCAAA ATCTCTGGCATTCACTGGTGGTACAGGGTTCCAAACCATGCAGCCGAGCTCACAGCTGGGTACTACAACTTAGATGACAGAGACGGCTACAGAACCATAGCACGCATGCTCACAAGGCATCATGCTAGCATGAACTTCACTTGTGCAGAGATGAGGGACTCCGAGCAAAGCGAAGAGGCGAAGAGCGCACCAGAAGAACTAGTCCAACAG GTGCTGAGTGCTGGATGGAGAGAGGGTTTACATGTGGCGTGCGAAAACGCACTCGGTCGATATGATGCCACTGCTTACAACACAATACTCAGGAATGCGAGGCCGAAAGGCATCAACAAGAATGGCCCTCCTGAGCACAAACTGTTTGGATTCACCTACCTCCGGTTATCGAATGAGCTACTGGAGGGACAGAACTATGCCACTTTCCAAACTTTTGTTGAGAAAATGCATGCTAACCTG GGTCATGACCCAAGTGTTGATCCAGTGGCGCCTTTGGAAAGATCAAAGCCAGAAATGCCAATTGAAATGATCCTGAAAGCAGCGCAGCCAAAACTGGAGCCATTCCCCTTTGATAAGAATACCGACCTGCCAGTTAAAGATCACACTGATGTCGGGGATGAGGTGCTCGTTGCCCCTGTGTAG
- the LOC543329 gene encoding beta-amylase: protein MAAHHQKGTNSCVTRIPWHRGMTTLHTYTATPKPQNYRSQQKQVREAQIKKIKNRMHTMLATTPSSSGVKLQPWGSCRRRAASPALLPATATGRIIVDSGRMPPSPLPLRAVASESAQTSRAPQPQPPPMDVDEEKMLANYVPVFVMLPLEAITAENKVGDAEGLRAQLRRLREAGVDGIMADVWWGIVEGAGPGRYEWRAYRELFRLAQEEGLKLQVIMSFHACGGNVGDAVNIPIPAWVRDVGEADPDVYYTSPGGARNQEYLTIGVDDRPLFHGRTAIQLYADFMESFRENMADLLECGLIVDIEVGLGPAGELRYPSYPESQGWAFPGIGQFQCYDKYLEEDFRAAATDAGHPEWELPDDAGEYNDAPDDTRFFTADGAGATYLTEKGRFFLTWYSSKLIDHGDRILDEANRVFLGCTVKLAAKVSGIHWWYRHPSHAAELTAGYYNVDGRDGYRPIARMLARHDGAVLNFTCAEMRNSEQAEEAMSAPEELVQQVLSAGWREGTEVACENALPRYDRRAYNQMLKNARPNGVDLGGVPARRVAAVTYLRLTDELLAGSKYRAFKTFVRKMHADQDYCADPAQYHRPLKPLERSRPAVPMDRLLDATTPEAPYPFDPETDMSVGGDLAGLIDRVFDKIEWILG from the exons ATGGCTGCGCATCACCAAAAAGGAACGAATTCGTGTGTCACGCGGATTCCATGGCACCGGGGAATGACCACTTTACATACATATACAGCGACGCCAAAACCACAAAACTATCGGTCGCAGCAGAAACAAGTACGGGAAGCCCAGATAAAGAAAATCAAGAACCGTATGCACACCATGCTCGCGACCACGCCGTCGTCGTCAGGGGTCAAGTTACAGCCATGGGGGAGTTGCCGGAGAAGGGCGGCATCACCTGCTCTTCTTCCAGCGACGGCCACCGGAAGAATCATCGTCGATTCCGGGAGGATGCCTCCCTCCCCTCTTCCTCTACGAGCTGTCGCCTCCGAGAGCGCGCAGACCTCTCGTGCACCACAGCCACAG CCTCCGCCGATGGATGTCGACGAGGAGAAGATGCTGGCCAACTACGTCCCGGTGTTCGTCATGCTCCCC CTAGAAGCGATCACCGCCGAGAACAAGGTGGGTGACGCTGAGGGCCTGAGGGCGCAGCTGCGGCGGCTGAGGGAGGCCGGCGTCGACGGCATCATGGCGGACGTGTGGTGGGGCATCGTGGAGGGCGCCGGGCCGGGGCGGTACGAGTGGCGCGCGTACAGGGAGCTCTTCCGGTTGGCGCAGGAGGAAGGCCTGAAGCTGCAGGTCATCATGTCGTTCCACGCGTGCGGCGGCAACGTCGGCGACGCCGTGAACATCCCGATACCGGCGTGGGTGcgcgacgtcggcgaggcggaCCCGGACGTGTACTACACTAGCCCCGGCGGGGCCCGGAACCAGGAGTACCTCACCATCGGCGTGGACGATCGGCCCTTGTTCCACGGCAGAACCGCCATCCAG CTCTACGCGGATTTCATGGAGAGCTTCAGAGAGAACATGGCGGACTTGTTGGAGTGTGGCCTGATCGTGGACATAGAGGTTGGGCTTGGCCCTGCCGGCGAGCTGAGGTACCCATCCTACCCGGAGAGCCAGGGGTGGGCGTTCCCCGGCATCGGGCAGTTCCAA TGCTACGACAAGTACCTAGAGGAGGATTTCAGAGCGGCAGCGACGGATGCCGGACACCCGGAGTGGGAGCTCCCTGACGACGCCGGGGAATACAACGACGCCCCTGACGACACGCGCTTCTTCACGGCGGACGGCGCCGGCGCGACGTACCTCACCGAGAAGGGGAGGTTCTTCCTTACATGGTACTCCAGCAAGCTGATCGACCACGGCGACAGGATACTGGACGAAGCCAACAGGGTCTTCCTGGGCTGCACTGTCAAGCTCGCCGCAAAG GTGTCGGGGATACACTGGTGGTACAGGCACCCGAgccacgccgcggagctcaccgccggGTACTACAACGTCGACGGCCGGGACGGCTACCGGCCGATCGCGCGCATGCTGGCGCGGCACGACGGCGCCGTCCTCAACTTCACCTGCGCGGAGATGCGGAACTCGGAGCAGGCCGAGGAGGCCATGAGCGCCCCGGAGGAGCTCGTCCAGCAGGTGCTGAGCGCCGGGTGGAGAGAGGGGACCGAGGTGGCGTGCGAGAACGCGCTGCCCAGGTACGACCGGCGGGCGTACAACCAGATGCTGAAGAACGCGCGTCCcaacggcgtcgacctcggcggcgtcCCGGCGCGCCGCGTCGCCGCGGTGACGTACCTCAGGCTCACGGACGAACTCCTGGCCGGGAGCAAGTACCGGGCCTTCAAAACCTTCGTCAGGAAAATGCACGCTGATCAG GATTACTGTGCCGATCCGGCCCAGTACCATCGGCCCCTGAAGCCTTTGGAGCGGTCGAGGCCGGCGGTACCCATGGACCGGCTGCTGGACGCGACGACGCCGGAGGCGCCGTACCCGTTCGATCCCGAGACGGACATGAGCGTCGGCGGCGACCTCGCGGGGCTCATCGACAGGGTGTTCGACAAGATCGAATGGATATTGGGTTGA